A stretch of DNA from Halobacillus litoralis:
GGCGGCTGCCGGGAGTTCAGGGAAGCCGTTGCGGATTTCTATAGATCGCATTATGACGTGGATTTGGATCCAGAGACGGAAGTGCTGACACTGATCGGATCGAAAGAGGGCATCGCTCATTTGATCAGCGCCGTCCTCGACCCTAGGGACGGAGTTCTTGCGCCGGACCCGGGCTATCCTGTCTATCAATCCGCGATCCATCTCGCCCATGGAGTCACGGTCCGCTTTCCGTTGGATGAAGAAAACAGTTATGCCCCGATGTTCGATCAAATCTCTCCGCGGGATGTTTCAAGGTCGAAAATGATGCTGCTCAACTATCCGAACAATCCGACCGGCGGGACGGTCGATGTGGACACATTTGAGGAAGCGGTCCGTTTTGCGAAAGAACACCAACTTTCACTCATCCATGATGCCGCTTACGATCTTGTCACATTCGGAGATTACAAGGCTCCCAGTCTACTGCAGGTACCGGGGGCAAAAGAAATAGGAGTCGAATTCGGTTCACTTTCAAAAACGTTCAACATGTCCGGCTGGCGCCTTGGATACATCGTCGGCAATAAAGAACTGATCCGCTCTCTCAGTGTGTACAAGAGCAATATGGATACGAGTCAGTTTTTACCGGTCCAGTTGGCGGGCGCTACGGCACTTCGTAGTGATTTTTCATCAGTAAGAGCGAACAACCGGACGTACGAGCAGCGGCTCGATCTTATGATGAGTGCCTTCAACGGAATGAATATCTCTGCTGAAAAACCGAAGGGCACCTTCTTTCTATGGGCGCGTGTGCCTGATGGATATACGTCGCAGGGATTCTCTGAAAAGATGCTCGATGAAGCGGGCATCATCCTTACGCCGGGAACAGCGTTCGGTCAAAAGGGGGAGGGCTATTTCCGGATGAGCCTGTCTGTTCCGATTGAGCGGCTGCATGAAGCTTCAATACGCATGAAAAAAGCGATGAAAGGAGGCTGAAGTCTATGGACGAACGCCAGATGACGAGCGCGGAAGCCATCGTCTCCTGTCTAAAGAGACAAGGCATTTCCAAAGTTTTTTGCGTTCCAGGGGAAAGCTATCTTCCCGTGATGGATGCCATTTTGAAAGAGCCGGGCATGGAGCTCATCTCGGCCAGACACGAAGGTGGGGCCGCATTTATGGCGGAAGGGTACGCAAAGGCGAGTGGGACCCCAGGCGTTGTAATGGCGACAAGGGGCGTCGGTGCGAGTAACCTTGCCATTGGTGTTCATACCGCTTATCAGGACTCCACACCAATGGTCGTCCTCCTCGGGCAGGTGCACACGAACTTCAGTGGACGTGAAGGCTTCCGGGAAGTCGATCTTGAAGCTTTTTTCAGACCCATCGCTAAATGGGTGGCTGAAATCCGCGAACCGCCCCGGACGCCGGAACTCATCCAACGGGCGCTCAGGATCGCCATGTCGGGAAGGCCTGGACCTGTCGTCCTTTCTTTGCCTGAAGATGTTTTGAAAAAAGATGCATTCATGTCATTCGGCCCTGTTGTAAAAAAGCCAGCACCAAAGCCCTCGGATCATGAGGTCATCGAGGTGGTCGACCGGCTCCGTTTAGCGGAACGTCCGTTGATTTTAGCGGGTGGGGGAGTGAAGCTTGCGGGTGCAGAAATGGCTTTGAAACGGCTCGCTTATAAATGGGGAGCTCCGATTGTGAGTGCATTCCGACGGCATGATGTTTTTCCGAACGACGACATCCACTATTGCGGACATCTGGGGCTCGGCACGCATCCGAACATTCTAGAGACGATCGCTCAGGCGGATACAGTACTCGCTGTCGGGACAAGACTTTCTGAAGTGACGACACAGGACTATTCGCTTTTAAAAGGGCAGACCTTGATCCACTGTGATATCGATGACCGTGTCCTTGGCAAAGTCTATCCTCCTGATGTAGGCATTGTAGCGGATGCCAACGAAATGCTTGAAGCACTAGCGGATGCGGCCTACGGAAGGGATTTAATTTCGTGGACAAGCGCGCGGCGGAAAGCATATGAAGCGACGCTCGTTACCGATGGTCGCAAAAACTTGAATGGGGAAGTGATTTCGCTTCTTCAGGAAAACCTGCCGGAAGACAGCATCCTCACGAACGATGCGGGGAACTTCGCCGGCTGGCTGCACACGTATTTTCAATTTAAGAAACACCAATATATAGGGCCTACTTCAGGGGCGATGGGGTACGGTATGCCGGCAGCCCTAGGAGCGAAACTTGCGAAACCTGAGAAGAAGGTCGTTTCTCTTTCGGGCGATGGTGGATTCATGATGACGATTCAGGAGCTTGAGACGGCGGTCCGCTATGACATTCCAATCATCAGCATCGTATTCAATAACCGGATGTACGGAACCATCCGCATGCATCAGGAAATCCATTTTCCAGGCGAAGTCATCGGTACGGATTTAGGGGATGTCGCTTTTTCAAAAGTGGCGGAAAATGTAGGCGCTGCCGGTTTTCTTGTGAAAACAGCAGAAGAGTTCAGACAAGCCCTGGATCAGGCGCTGGTCTTGGACAAGCCTGTGGTCATTGAAGTTGAAACCGATCCTGAACAAATATCCTTATCAAGAACGATCAGCCAATTAAGAAAAAAAGGGGGAGAATCAAAGTGACATTGATTCATGAGGAGCAGTTAAAGAATTTCATAGATGGAAAATGGGTGGAGCCGTCTTCCGGCAAGGCGACAGCCGTCATCAATCCGGCGACATCCGAAACGCTGGTGAACGTCCCGCTATCAACAGCTTTTGATGTGGAAAAGGCGACAAGCGCTGCGAAAAAAGCACAGAAAAGCTGGGCACTCGTGCCGGCACCGCAAAGAGCAGAAGTGTTGTACCGCGTCGGTTTAATTATGAAAGAACGAAAAGAGCGGCTCTCCCAGCTATTGACGATGGAGAACGGAAAAGTCATCGAAGAAGCGCGGGGAGAAGTCCAGGAAGGCATTGACATGGCTTTCTACATGGCCGGGGAAGGACGCCGATTGTTCGGGCAGACGACACCTTCAGAGTTGAAGGATAAATTCGCGATGAGCGTCCGGGCCCCTGTCGGCGTCGTGGGCATCATCACGCCATGGAACTTTCCGATCGCGATTGCGACATGGAAGTCCTTCCCGGCGATCGTTGCCGGAAACGCGGTCGTTTGGAAGCCTGCGACAGAAACACCGATCATGGCCTATGAACTGGCGAAAATTTTTGAAGAAGCCGGCTTGCCGAAAGGGGTCATCAATGTCGTGTTCGGCTCGGGATCCACGGTAGGCGAAGCGATGATCGAGCAGGACGACATCCGGGTCATTTCGTTTACAGGATCGAATGAAGTCGGTCGCGGCATTGCAGCGAAATGCGGCCAGCGTCTCAAAAAAGTTTCTCTTGAAATGGGAGGGAAGAACGGCGTAATCGTGATGGATGATGCCGACTTGTCCCTTGCCGTCGAAGGGATTCTATGGAGTGCATACGGGACAAGCGGTCAGCGCTGTACGGCCTGCAGCCGTGTCATGGTCCACGAAAAGGTCAAAGATGAACTGGAAGAACGCCTGCAAAAGGAGATCGCCAAACTTTCGATCGGAAATGGTCTCGATGAATCGATCAAAGTCGGACCGATCATCAATCGTGCAGGTCTTGAAAAAGTGAAAAGCTATATCAGCGTCGGGAAGGAAGAGGGAGCGAAACTTCTGACCGGCGGCTATATCATGGAAAACGGCAATCACAAAAAAAGGAAACTATTTCGCTCCGACGTTATTTACGGACGTGAAACCAGACATGCGCATCGCCCAGGAAGAGATTTTCGGGCCGGTCGTTTCACTGATACCGGTGAAAAGTTTTGAGGAAGCTGTTGAAATCAACAACAGTGTGGAATTCGGCTTGTCGAGTTCGATTTTCACACAAAATGTGAACCAAGTATTCGCCGCTCAGCGGGATTTAGATACAGGCATCGTTTATGTGAATGCAGGGACGACAGGGGCTGAAATCCACCTGCCGTTCGGCGGGACGAAGGGAACCGGAAATGGCCACAGAGATTCTGGAGTGGCTGCCCTCGATGTGTTCACCGAATGGAAAGCGGTGTACGTCGATTTCAGCGGGAAATTGCAGCGTGCCCAAATCGATGTCGAGTAATTTTATAGAGAAAAAGGAGTGCGGACTATGAAAGTAGCTGTTCTAGGGTCTGGATTGATGGGAAAAGAAGCGGCGCGCGATCTTGTCCACAGTTCGGGAGTAGAGAAAGTCGGACTCGCCGACATCGATCTCGACCGTGCACAACGGGTTTCTGATTCGTTGAACTCTTCGAAAATACAAGGATTCAAAGTGGATGCCGGTAACCAGACCGAACTTGCTGAGTTCATCAGAAACTATGATGTCGTCATCAATGCCCTTTTCTACTCCTTCAATGAAATCGTCGCGAAAACAGCGATTGAAGTAGGGGTCCACTCGGTCGACCTGGGGGGCCACATCGGTCACATTACCGATAAAGTGCTGGAGCTTGATGAACAGGCGAAAGAAGCCGGAGTGACGGTGATTCCGGATCTCGGTGTCGCTCCTGGTATGATCAACATCCTATCAGGATACGGCGCAGGGAAGCTCGATAAACTAGAATCGATCCGCCTGTTCGTTGGAGGTATTCCAGTAAGGCCTGACCCACCGCTTGAGTACAACCACGTGTTTTCCATGGAAGGGTTGCTGGATCATTACTCCGATCCTTCAATGATCATCAGAGATGGAAAACTGCGGGAAGTCGAGTCGTTGACGGAAATCGAGAACATCTATTTTGAACGCTTCGGTCCACTCGAAGCTTTCCATACTTCTGGCGGGACGTCGACGCTTTTAAAATCGTATCCGCACATCGACAGCCTCGAATACAAAACGATCCGCTATCCCGGCCATGCAGAGAAAATGAAGCTGCTCGTCGATCTCAACCTGACCGGAGCCGATCAAGTCGTCAATATTCGAGGAATGGAAATCAAGACGAGGGAAGTGCTGCTGAAGAGCATCGATCCCCTTCTTGAGCTGAAGGATAAAGACGATGCCGTCCTGCTCCGGGTCATCGTCGGTGGAGAGAAAGACGGGGTACGGAAAACTTGTGAGTATGAAATGGTCACCTATAAAGACAGGGCGACGAATGTCACCGCGATGGCCCGCGCAACAGCGAACACCATCTCTGTCGTCGCTCAATTGATCGGGGGGAGGGACGATTACGAAACGGGGGGTATGCCCACCGGAAACGATCGTGCCAGGCGATGTGTATATTGATGAAATGATGAGACGCGGGGTTGTGATCAGAGAACAGGCGTAGATTTTATAAAGACCGGACTTTGTCCGGTCTTATTCGTTTTTGTGGTTTCATGTACAGTTTCCTGGTTGATTATTACCTGGTACACATAAACAAGCGCGAAGTACCACGTTTGATGCTCATACTTTCACATGTCCATTGAAATTTTTACATGGAGTTTAGGAATTAAAGAATGAAAACGGTTATCCTAGGGGTAAGCTGGACGGTTTGTTAAAGCTTTGTGAATAAAGCAACAAACGACAGATAATGAGTTTAAAAGAACGTATGATTAGGTATGTATAATGAAAAACGGGGAGTGCGTATAGTGCATATAAATGGGATTGAGAACCTGAAGTTTCATAGTCAGTTGAGTTTGAAGCAAGTAGAGGATCGTGTCATCATAACGGCAGACTTTCCAAAAGAATTGCGGGTAGAACTAGGGATGAGAGAACCATTCTTGTACGTCACGCTTTATGTCAGGGGCGGCGAAAGAATAAAAATCATTGATGAAGACAATGCGACATTACACATTCCATCCAAAAAAGATTTCGACCAGAAAACCTACAATAAGATCATCAGTTTTGCCAAGGAGCATGCGAAGCAATTCCGTTCTGAAAGGATTCAATAGCTAAGTTTTTCATACCATGGTCAAGCACTACTTTTGTAAACAGTTAAACCGTAAAACTAAACAAAGATATTTCAGTTATTTTGAGAAAAACCAAACCAGTAATGCTCCCTTCCAAAAAGAGGAGAACATTACTGGTTATTTCATTTATCTCGAAACTGAGTCTTCCGCACACGAGCAGGTTAGTTGAAGACTCAGTTTCGAGATATAGCTTATTTAATAAATAACTCTTGTCCGGGAATGTTAAATAAAAAAGTAAAAGGAGATCACATATATGTGGATCAATATAGTGATCGGTCTAGTTATTCCCTGGGTAACAATCGGTTATTTATTCAAAAAAAATCCAGTAGTAATCATATTGATGTATCCACTAGGGGTAGCTACTGCATTTATGGGCAGTGATTGGGGTTTCGGACTTTTTTGGGAAGTTACTCCGACTTATGAGCAGAACCGTTCTTTGCCAGCGTTTCCTTTCAAAATCGGTTACTTGCCCCTATTGTCCGTTTTGTTTGGTTACATAAAAGCAAAGGAAATAGTCAAAACACCTCTGCTTATTATTTTATTCACGATCATTACCGCTTTTATGGAACTTGTGGGGGTTTGGACGGGTAAAATTGTCTATTTTCATGGCTGGAACATTTTCTGGACACTTTTCATCTATTTATTTGGGTTTATGGGAGTTGCCTTCTATATCAAAATACTTAAGAAGTATAAAATTTTAGAGTAGAGATCTATTTCCCATTATAAAACGAGCTAGTGCAGGGGTAATGCTCTTTTAATGCAGGGTATCTCGAAAACAAGTCTTAAAGAAAAGGGGCTTCTTTGAAGAATTGAATATATCTAAGAGAGGGAGAGATAACAAACGTGGAAAATGTTATAAAAGCCTTTGAAAATACAGAAATTGAAAGTTGTGTTGATCTGTACACTAAGATATTCAACTCCGAACCCTGGAATGAAGAATGGTCGTACGATATAGCGAAGGAAAAACTCACTGATTTGTACAACACTCCTAAGTTTTTAGGGTTGACGTTATATCAGGGAAGTGAATTAGTAGGTTTCATTGGTGAAAACAGGAAGCGAACTCCCAAAGGTATCGTGTTTTATATTGCTGAATTGTGTATTAACAATGATATACAAGGAAAAGGATTGGGGTCTTTGCTCTTAGAATCTCTAGAAGAACAGCTAAATAAAGATAAGGTTTCTAGCATTTATTTGATTACTTCAAATGGTGGACTTGCAGAACGTTTTTACATAAGAAAGAATTACGAAATTAATGAGAATAGAGTTATCTTAAGAAAGGCTTTTTAAAGGATATTGGTATCATTGTTTTCTTTTATGTTCTAATTATCTCGAAATCAAGTCTTGAAGTAATGGGGGCTTTACTGCATGCAAGTGAAAGCATAGGTGCGAAATGGTGAATCGTTAAGAACTCGGTGTAGTCGATGGAATGATTGTAAGCATCATATATCTTTAATCTAACTTTCCACTTTGATCTCTAAACACTCTATTTTATTCACGTTAGGTATTTTTTATCATCAACAAAATTACTTTTCGAAGAAGGTGTGGGAAACGTGGGGGCAGTAAGATAACACACAAGCAGTGATCTACTCGTTCTCTACTTTAACAAAAAACACAATTAACTGTCTTTCATGGAGAAAAAAGAGAAGTGTCATCATTTTTAATCGATATGTCGAATAACAATCAAAACTTGAAAAGGATTTTTGGGATGGACAACCTTCTTGAAGTAAGTTAGATAAATACCGCGTCTTTTCGCAGTTATTTCTAATAGTGAAGTTTCGTTTAACATGGTTTTAGATAAATTCCCCGAATATATATTGGTCAGTAAAAAATGATAAAAACTAATTAACATTTCGTTATTAAGTTCCTCATAGGAAGAATCGTTCAAATTTAGCCTCCTGACCAAAGGGGACCATGTTAAAATACTTTCCAGATGACACTCAACTAAGTCCTCGACACTATATAACCATAACACTGCATCCATTTTATTAATAGAAGAAAAGAAAATTATTATTTAACGGATACGGATTTTTTTCTTCTGAATGATTAATAGATGGTTCAACCATTTCCATTATTGACCTCATAAGCAAAATCAGATGCTTGGTTTGGTGCGAACAGAGTAAAACACCCCGCAGAGAACTGGTATTGACTCCAACTATAGGAAGCACCTTTAAAAAGACCCTGTAAGGACTCTCGAATTCGTTCATCATTAGGTAAATTATTCCACAAGTTGGCGTTTTGTGCCCAACTATAACATGCAAGCATGATCCCTGGACCACCCTCTCCAATATTGTGACTAGGACTATACGTATATCGGAGTGGTTAATCAGTAATGATATTTCCAATGTTACCAGCTTCCCAAAACTTATATTTGAACTCTAATCCAACTTTTACAGATGAAGCTTCCACCTGTAATTTCATAAAATTTCAGGTCCTTATTGAAAACTTTACGTACAAAATCTAACAAAATGTCTACAATTGATAATTCAGGAAATCCCTCAATTGGGTCATTACAAAGATAAAATAAAAGATCCTTAGTTATGATGTAAGAATTGATTAGTGGGGAAGTTTATACACCGATATGTACAACAAAAAAAGTGAGGTTAACCTCACTTTAAAACAGCTCCGTAGATCAAGTTGTTTTACTAATCTCTTCTAATGCTCTTTTATATAACTCAATTTGGTTATTTACCATTGTTTTTTGACATTCAGAAATAGGTGAATCGCTGTATAATCTCTCAAGTATGGCGATTTCTCTTTGAAAAAGTAGCTTTTCGTCATATGACATCATTAGCTCTCCTGAAATTAGGACATAGGAGGCGCTTTCCCTTAGTGAGAACATAATAAACCGAGTTTTAATTACAAGAGAACTATCTAAAATGACATTCAAAGAGGAATTCACCAAGTCTTAGATGAATCTACTGAATTATGCCGAAGGTGGCTATTCCTTTGAAATACTTAAAACTTCCACATTCAGGCACTCTTTTCCAACATTCCATACTTATCAATCTAAGTTTGACACGATTTAGAGGAATCCATATATGAGAATTCACCCTTACGTATTTTATTATGAAGGGAATATGTTCTTTCTGTCGAATTAGTTCGATAGGAGGGAGGTGATGGAATGCAGCACCCATCATCAAAGCTTGATTATCTTATTGTTTACTTGGAAACCCTTTCAAAAATTAAGAGCGGGGATGAAGAAACGTATCCTGCGTGGGTCAATGAAAAGATGCAACAAACATGTCAACAGATTGAAGCCTTAAGTAAACAACTTTACTGAATTATGGCATCCCATAACGGGGTGCTTTTTCATGCAAACAAAACTATTAAATAAATTGGTTCAAAGGGAAGGTGCTATGAACAGTTGACGCAATGGCTTTAAAAGGGAAGTAAAAGAAGTCTTTAATATAAAGTTTTCTCCTCCTCATATATAGAAGTTAATATATTCGTAAATTTTGGGAAGAGGTGGGCGTAAATGAATATTAGTGATTCCATTAGAGTTGTAATTGGAGCAGGTGAACACTCAAATAATCCAAACTGGATTGAAACTCAAGAATCTGAACTAGATCTATTAAATGTAGAGGATTGGAAGCGTAAGTTTGAAGAGAATTCCTTAGATGCATTATTAGCTGAACATGTGTGGGAGCACTTAACTTACCAAGAAGGAAAAGAAGCTGCTGTAAATTGTCTTACTTATTTAAAATCAAATGGCTACATCCGTTGTGCTGTTCCAGATGGTTACTTTCCAGATGAAGAATATCAAGAAGGGGTTCAGGTTGGTGGCCCTGGACCGAGTGATCATCCTGCTGCTAGTCACAAAATTGTACATAACTACAAAACGCTAAGTGCCATGTTTGAAGAGGCTGGTTTTGAAGTGCGTCTCCTAGAGTATTGTAATGATGATGGCGAGTTCATATATAATGATTGGGATGAGAAACGAGGGTATATATATCGCTCAAAGAGATTTGATCATCGCAATAGAAATGGAAATTTAGGGTTTGTTTCGGTAATTGTGGACGCTGTAAAGCCTTAAACGGTAGAAAAGCATCTCATAAGGAGGTTTTTAGAAAAATATTTTGAAATCAAGTCTTCAAGATAAGGGCCGATTATTCAATAAGAATAGTCGCCTTTTTTTTATAATTTTAGGGAAGGAATGTGGAATGCGTGCTTGCTGAGTACTCTATTCTGCTTTTTTACTTATACAAATAAAAGGGGAAAAAATATCCTTTTGAAGAAGTGCTTATAAAGAAGAAAAAATATTACTCAAAGGAGATTAAGAATAATGGAAAAAATAAATTCTATAACTTTAGAAGGAGTAAAGGAATTTGCAAAGAAGAAGTTAGTTGGATTTCGTGTAGTTTGCGAAGATATGAGGGGTTATGGTAAACAGATCCCTGAGGCTTCCCTGTTATTAGAACGACGTAAATCTGAGATTAAACAACTTGTTGAGCCAGTTAAACTTATTGGAGCTTTTAAAGCTCAAGAGAGATCAGAAGAAGACGATGGATACTGGGTCTGTTTCGAGGTTCATGAATTTGAAAATATTCCTGA
This window harbors:
- a CDS encoding aminotransferase class I/II-fold pyridoxal phosphate-dependent enzyme, which gives rise to MIQSSKQVRSLPPYLFSIFHKKKVALTAQGVDVIDLGIGAPDLPTPPFIIDRLTEEVRKPKNHKYSPYGGCREFREAVADFYRSHYDVDLDPETEVLTLIGSKEGIAHLISAVLDPRDGVLAPDPGYPVYQSAIHLAHGVTVRFPLDEENSYAPMFDQISPRDVSRSKMMLLNYPNNPTGGTVDVDTFEEAVRFAKEHQLSLIHDAAYDLVTFGDYKAPSLLQVPGAKEIGVEFGSLSKTFNMSGWRLGYIVGNKELIRSLSVYKSNMDTSQFLPVQLAGATALRSDFSSVRANNRTYEQRLDLMMSAFNGMNISAEKPKGTFFLWARVPDGYTSQGFSEKMLDEAGIILTPGTAFGQKGEGYFRMSLSVPIERLHEASIRMKKAMKGG
- a CDS encoding thiamine pyrophosphate-dependent enzyme — translated: MDERQMTSAEAIVSCLKRQGISKVFCVPGESYLPVMDAILKEPGMELISARHEGGAAFMAEGYAKASGTPGVVMATRGVGASNLAIGVHTAYQDSTPMVVLLGQVHTNFSGREGFREVDLEAFFRPIAKWVAEIREPPRTPELIQRALRIAMSGRPGPVVLSLPEDVLKKDAFMSFGPVVKKPAPKPSDHEVIEVVDRLRLAERPLILAGGGVKLAGAEMALKRLAYKWGAPIVSAFRRHDVFPNDDIHYCGHLGLGTHPNILETIAQADTVLAVGTRLSEVTTQDYSLLKGQTLIHCDIDDRVLGKVYPPDVGIVADANEMLEALADAAYGRDLISWTSARRKAYEATLVTDGRKNLNGEVISLLQENLPEDSILTNDAGNFAGWLHTYFQFKKHQYIGPTSGAMGYGMPAALGAKLAKPEKKVVSLSGDGGFMMTIQELETAVRYDIPIISIVFNNRMYGTIRMHQEIHFPGEVIGTDLGDVAFSKVAENVGAAGFLVKTAEEFRQALDQALVLDKPVVIEVETDPEQISLSRTISQLRKKGGESK
- a CDS encoding GNAT family N-acetyltransferase, translating into MENVIKAFENTEIESCVDLYTKIFNSEPWNEEWSYDIAKEKLTDLYNTPKFLGLTLYQGSELVGFIGENRKRTPKGIVFYIAELCINNDIQGKGLGSLLLESLEEQLNKDKVSSIYLITSNGGLAERFYIRKNYEINENRVILRKAF
- a CDS encoding class I SAM-dependent methyltransferase gives rise to the protein MNISDSIRVVIGAGEHSNNPNWIETQESELDLLNVEDWKRKFEENSLDALLAEHVWEHLTYQEGKEAAVNCLTYLKSNGYIRCAVPDGYFPDEEYQEGVQVGGPGPSDHPAASHKIVHNYKTLSAMFEEAGFEVRLLEYCNDDGEFIYNDWDEKRGYIYRSKRFDHRNRNGNLGFVSVIVDAVKP
- a CDS encoding GyrI-like domain-containing protein; the protein is MEKINSITLEGVKEFAKKKLVGFRVVCEDMRGYGKQIPEASLLLERRKSEIKQLVEPVKLIGAFKAQERSEEDDGYWVCFEVHEFENIPEGMVRLVVPAQKYAVLNFKGHASEIFQVYTHLHKWISENGYERVPGKWSLEIYSKWTESEDKVDLCDPVI